DNA from Bacillota bacterium:
GGAGCTCGTGGAAGAACCCGTTGTACAGCTTGAGGCTCTTGTCCTTGGACCCGCACCGCTGGTAGAAGTACTCCGTTGCGGAGGCGTCGGTGAGTACGTCGGCCGTCCCCTGGATGAGCAGGATCGGACGGTCGAAGTGCCTGGCACCCTTGGCCACCCTGGCCATGGCTTCGTTCAAAGCCAGGAACCAGCCGGCCGAGACGACCCTGACGACCAGCGGGTCGGCCTCGTAGGCCCGCCCGATTTCGGGGTTACGGGCCAGGACTGCCGGGGGGATCTCGTTGCGCTGGCTGAAGGTGGGAGCCAGACGCCCGGCCACCTTGGCCAGGAGCAGCTTCGACGGCGCCACCTTGACCTTGAGTCTCACCGCCGGAGCCGAGGCGATGACGGCCACCGCGCCCGTCCGCTTCTCGACCGCATAAAGCAGGACCAGAAGGCCGCCCATGCTGTGGCCGTAGGCCACCACCGGGACCCCCGGATTCTCCCGATGGGCCAGGTCGATCAAGGCCTCGTAGTCGTCGAGGTAGTCCGAGAAGCTCCCCACGTGGGCTCGGCGCCCCGAGGACTGGCCGAAGCCCCGCAGGTCGAGGGCGTAAACCGGGATCCCCCGGCCGGCAAAGCGCCGGCCGAAGGCAACGTATCGGCCGGAGTGCTCGCCGACCCCATGACAGATCGCCAGGATCACGGGAGGACGGACCGGAGTCTCAGTTCCCTGAGCCGCCGGGGCGAATCGGCGATAGAAGAGGTCGACACCGGCCCCCGTCTGGAAACGTCCCTCTGTCTCGAGCACCGCCGCCTTCTCGCTCATCGGGTAACCTCCTTCGTCCGCCCGGCGAAGAGGTATCCACCGGGCCCGTTCTTGTGGACCTCGATCGGCTCGACTCCCAGCTCACGGGCCAGGATCTCGACCACCCGGGGCCCGCAGAAGGCGCCTTGGCAACGCCCCATCCCGGCTCGGGTTCGCTGCTTCACCCCATCCAAGGTGCAGGCCCCGAAGGGGGCGTGGATGGCCGCCACCACGTCCGCCTCGGTGACCCCCTCACAACGGCAGACGATCCGAGCCCCGCCGCCCAGGCTGGCCCGAGCCCCGGGGGCTCTCCCCTCTCCCCTTCCGGCGGCCGGGTCAAGCCCGGTGACCAATCGAGCGATCTCGTCGGCGATGGCCGGCGAAGCCGAGAGCCCCGGCGAGGCCACCCCGGCCGCGTTGACCAGTCCCGGCACCTCCGGCGCCGGGGCGATGGCGAAGTCGCCGCCGTGGGCCACCGCGCGGGTCCCGGCGAAGGTCGTGATCACCCGGTCCAGGGGCAGGCTCGGCACCAAGCAGACAGCCCCGCGGACGACCTCGTCCAGACCGGCCGCGGTGACTGGGTTGGCCTCGTCCGGCCGCGTCAGATCGGCCGCGTTGGGCCCGAGGAGCAGGTTTCCGTGGACCGTGGGAACCACCAGAATCCCCTTGGAGGTCGCTGTCGGCACCGGATAGAGAACCCTCCGCACCATCC
Protein-coding regions in this window:
- a CDS encoding alpha/beta hydrolase; translated protein: MSEKAAVLETEGRFQTGAGVDLFYRRFAPAAQGTETPVRPPVILAICHGVGEHSGRYVAFGRRFAGRGIPVYALDLRGFGQSSGRRAHVGSFSDYLDDYEALIDLAHRENPGVPVVAYGHSMGGLLVLLYAVEKRTGAVAVIASAPAVRLKVKVAPSKLLLAKVAGRLAPTFSQRNEIPPAVLARNPEIGRAYEADPLVVRVVSAGWFLALNEAMARVAKGARHFDRPILLIQGTADVLTDASATEYFYQRCGSKDKSLKLYNGFFHEL